Proteins from one Salmonella bongori NCTC 12419 genomic window:
- the uspC gene encoding universal stress protein UspC, with amino-acid sequence MSYTHILVAVAVTPESDQLLAKAVSIARPVQAKISLITLASDPELYNQFAAPMMEDLRSVMHEETENFLTMLGKKADYPIEQSFITYGELSQHILDVCRKHHVDLVICGNHNHSFFSRASCSAKSVVSASEVDVLLVPLSGD; translated from the coding sequence ATGAGCTATACCCATATTCTTGTTGCCGTTGCCGTTACCCCTGAAAGTGACCAACTGCTGGCCAAAGCGGTCTCTATTGCCCGCCCTGTTCAGGCCAAAATAAGTCTGATTACCCTCGCTTCCGATCCTGAGCTGTATAACCAGTTCGCCGCCCCCATGATGGAGGATTTACGGTCGGTGATGCATGAGGAGACAGAGAATTTTCTTACAATGCTGGGGAAGAAAGCGGATTATCCGATTGAACAAAGCTTTATCACGTATGGTGAGCTAAGCCAGCATATTCTGGATGTGTGCCGCAAACACCATGTTGATCTGGTCATTTGCGGCAACCATAACCACAGCTTCTTTTCGCGAGCGTCCTGCTCAGCAAAAAGCGTGGTGAGCGCCAGCGAGGTCGACGTGCTGCTGGTGCCATTATCAGGCGACTAG
- the motB gene encoding flagellar motor protein MotB: MKNQAHPIVVVKRRKHKPHGGGAHGSWKIAYADFMTAMMAFFLVMWLISISSPKELIQIAEYFRTPLATAVTGGNRIANSESPIPGGGDDYTQQQGEVEKQPNIDELKKRMEQSRLNKLRGDLDQLIESDPKLRALRPHLKIDLVQEGLRIQIIDSQNRPMFKTGSAEVEPYMRDILRAIAPVLNGIPNRISLAGHTDDFPYANGEKGYSNWELSADRANASRRELVAGGLDDGKVLRVVGMAATMRLSDRGPDDAVNRRISLLVLNKQAEQAILHENAESQNEPVSVLQQPAAVAPASVPTSPQAEPR, from the coding sequence ATGAAAAATCAGGCCCACCCCATTGTCGTCGTAAAACGCCGCAAGCATAAACCGCACGGCGGCGGGGCGCACGGTTCCTGGAAAATTGCCTATGCCGATTTTATGACGGCAATGATGGCTTTTTTTCTGGTGATGTGGCTGATCTCCATCTCCAGCCCTAAAGAATTAATTCAGATTGCCGAATATTTCCGTACACCGCTGGCAACCGCGGTAACGGGGGGAAACAGGATTGCTAATAGTGAGAGTCCGATACCCGGCGGCGGCGATGATTACACCCAACAACAAGGTGAAGTGGAAAAGCAACCGAATATTGACGAGCTGAAAAAACGGATGGAGCAGAGTCGGTTAAACAAATTGCGTGGCGATCTGGATCAACTGATTGAGTCAGATCCCAAATTGCGTGCGTTACGCCCGCATCTGAAAATCGATTTAGTTCAGGAGGGGTTGCGCATCCAGATTATCGATAGCCAGAACCGTCCGATGTTTAAAACTGGCAGCGCCGAGGTTGAGCCGTATATGCGCGATATCCTGCGCGCGATTGCGCCAGTATTAAACGGGATTCCTAATCGCATTAGCCTGGCAGGGCATACTGATGATTTTCCCTATGCGAACGGCGAAAAAGGCTATAGCAACTGGGAATTATCTGCCGACCGCGCCAATGCCTCTCGCCGCGAACTGGTTGCCGGTGGACTGGACGACGGCAAAGTATTACGGGTGGTTGGCATGGCCGCCACAATGCGGTTGAGCGATCGCGGCCCTGATGACGCCGTCAACCGTCGTATAAGCTTGCTGGTGTTAAACAAGCAGGCGGAACAGGCCATTTTGCATGAAAACGCTGAAAGCCAGAATGAGCCGGTAAGTGTATTACAACAGCCTGCGGCAGTTGCGCCGGCAAGCGTACCCACATCGCCACAAGCCGAACCGAGGTGA
- the flhD gene encoding flagellar transcriptional regulator FlhD, whose protein sequence is MHTSELLKHIYDINLSYLLLAQRLIVQDKASAMFRLGINEEMANTLGALTLPQMVKLAETNQLVCHFRFDDHQTVTRLTQDSRVDDLQQIHTGIMLSTRLLNEADDTARKKRA, encoded by the coding sequence ATGCATACATCCGAGTTGCTAAAACACATTTATGACATCAATTTGTCATATTTACTCCTTGCACAGCGTTTGATCGTCCAGGACAAAGCATCTGCGATGTTCCGCCTTGGTATCAACGAAGAGATGGCAAATACCCTGGGTGCGTTGACCCTGCCGCAAATGGTGAAGCTGGCCGAGACGAACCAGCTGGTTTGCCATTTCCGGTTTGACGATCATCAGACGGTAACGCGTTTGACCCAGGATTCACGCGTCGACGATTTACAGCAGATTCACACAGGTATCATGCTTTCAACGCGTCTGCTCAATGAAGCGGACGATACGGCGCGTAAGAAAAGGGCGTGA
- the tar gene encoding methyl-accepting chemotaxis protein II codes for MFNRIRVVTMLMMVLGVFALLQLVSGGLLFSSLQHNQQSFVISNELRQQQSELTSTWDLMLQTRINLSRSAARMMMDAANQQSSAKTDLLQNAKTTLTQAAAHYTNFKNMAPLPAMVEASANVDEKYQRYHAALAELIQFLDNGNMDAYFAQPTQGMQNALGEALGNYARASEKQYRQTFDQSAHDYRFAQWQLGILAVVLVLILVVVWYGIRQALLTPLGRVIAHIREIASGDLTKTLTVSGRNEIGELAGTVDHMQRSLIETVTQVREGSDAIYSGTSEIAAGNTDLSSRTEQQASALEETAASMEQLTATVKQNADNARQASQLAQSASDTARHGGKVVDGVVNTMHDIADSSKKIADIISVIDGIAFQTNILALNAAVEAARAGEQGRGFAVVAGEVRNLASRSAQAAKEIKALIEDSVSRVDTGSVLVESAGETMTDIVNAVTRVTDIMGEIASASDEQSRGIDQVALAVSEMDRVTQQNASLVQESAAAAAALEEQASRLTMAVSAFRLASRPLATNKSEARLSADIQPGNTPRSPATVDDANWETF; via the coding sequence ATGTTTAACCGTATCCGCGTTGTCACAATGCTGATGATGGTGCTGGGGGTTTTCGCACTGCTACAGCTTGTTTCCGGTGGTTTGTTATTTTCTTCATTACAACATAACCAGCAAAGTTTTGTTATTTCTAACGAATTACGCCAGCAGCAAAGTGAACTCACCTCGACATGGGACTTAATGCTGCAAACGCGCATAAACCTGAGCCGTTCCGCTGCGCGCATGATGATGGACGCCGCTAATCAACAGAGCAGCGCCAAAACGGATTTACTGCAAAACGCAAAAACAACGCTCACGCAGGCGGCGGCGCACTATACCAATTTCAAAAATATGGCCCCATTGCCAGCGATGGTGGAGGCCAGCGCAAACGTTGATGAAAAATATCAACGCTATCACGCCGCATTAGCGGAACTTATCCAGTTCCTGGATAACGGCAATATGGATGCCTACTTCGCTCAGCCAACCCAGGGAATGCAAAATGCACTGGGCGAGGCGTTGGGCAACTATGCCCGGGCGAGTGAAAAGCAGTACCGCCAGACCTTTGATCAAAGTGCTCACGATTATCGTTTTGCGCAATGGCAACTGGGGATTCTTGCCGTTGTACTGGTGCTGATTTTAGTGGTGGTTTGGTACGGTATTCGCCAGGCGTTGCTTACTCCACTGGGACGCGTCATTGCCCATATCCGTGAAATTGCCAGTGGCGATCTGACGAAAACGCTCACGGTATCCGGGCGTAATGAAATCGGCGAACTGGCGGGAACGGTCGATCACATGCAGCGTTCGCTGATTGAAACCGTGACGCAGGTTCGCGAAGGCTCAGATGCGATTTATTCGGGCACCAGTGAAATCGCCGCCGGTAATACCGATCTCTCTTCCCGTACCGAACAACAGGCTTCCGCTCTGGAAGAAACGGCTGCCAGCATGGAACAGTTAACGGCGACCGTGAAGCAAAACGCCGACAATGCCCGCCAGGCTTCACAACTGGCGCAAAGCGCCTCCGACACAGCCCGTCATGGCGGCAAAGTTGTCGATGGTGTGGTGAATACCATGCATGACATTGCCGACAGTTCGAAGAAAATTGCTGACATTATCAGCGTTATTGATGGCATTGCTTTTCAGACCAACATTCTGGCGCTGAACGCAGCGGTAGAAGCGGCGCGCGCAGGCGAGCAGGGACGTGGTTTTGCCGTTGTGGCGGGTGAGGTACGTAATCTGGCCAGCCGCAGCGCCCAGGCGGCGAAAGAAATTAAAGCGTTGATTGAAGATTCCGTCTCGCGTGTCGACACCGGCTCTGTGCTGGTGGAAAGCGCCGGGGAAACCATGACCGATATCGTCAACGCCGTAACGCGCGTGACGGATATTATGGGCGAAATCGCTTCCGCTTCGGATGAGCAAAGTCGGGGCATCGATCAGGTGGCGCTGGCTGTTTCCGAGATGGATCGCGTAACGCAGCAGAACGCCTCACTGGTTCAGGAGTCTGCGGCGGCAGCCGCCGCGCTGGAAGAGCAGGCCAGCCGTTTAACCATGGCGGTATCCGCTTTCCGTCTGGCGTCGAGACCGCTGGCGACAAACAAATCTGAGGCGCGTCTGTCAGCGGACATTCAGCCTGGCAACACGCCGCGTTCGCCAGCCACCGTGGATGATGCGAATTGGGAAACGTTCTGA
- the otsB gene encoding trehalose-phosphatase → MAEPLTVSPELTANYAYFFDLDGTLAEIKPHPDQVAVPHKILQLLDRLAAHNAGALALISGRSMTELDALAKPFRFPLAGVHGAERRDINGKTHIVRLPESVVREVGALLRSALVSLPGAELETKGMAFALHYRQSPEHEAALMALAQHVTQHWPQLALQPGKCVVEIKPKGTNKGEAIAAFMQEAPFAGRIPVFVGDDLTDEAGFGVVNHAGGISVKVGVGATQATWRLESVPDVWRWLEQINYPQQEQQVMNNRRDGYESFSRSI, encoded by the coding sequence GTGGCAGAACCGTTAACCGTATCCCCCGAACTCACTGCGAACTATGCGTATTTTTTTGACCTTGATGGCACATTGGCAGAGATAAAGCCTCATCCCGATCAGGTAGCAGTACCGCATAAAATCCTTCAGTTGTTAGACCGTCTCGCGGCGCACAACGCAGGGGCACTGGCATTGATTTCAGGGCGTTCAATGACTGAGCTGGATGCTTTGGCAAAACCTTTTCGCTTTCCGCTGGCTGGCGTTCACGGGGCAGAGCGTCGTGACATCAATGGTAAAACCCATATTGTGCGCCTTCCTGAGTCGGTAGTTCGTGAGGTGGGGGCGTTACTGCGCTCAGCATTAGTGTCGTTGCCGGGGGCGGAACTGGAGACGAAAGGCATGGCGTTTGCGCTGCACTATCGTCAGTCTCCGGAGCATGAAGCAGCGCTGATGGCGTTGGCACAGCACGTCACGCAACACTGGCCGCAGCTGGCGCTGCAACCCGGTAAGTGTGTCGTGGAAATCAAACCTAAGGGAACCAACAAAGGCGAAGCTATTGCCGCCTTTATGCAGGAAGCCCCCTTTGCGGGACGGATTCCCGTTTTTGTGGGGGACGATTTGACCGATGAGGCAGGCTTTGGCGTGGTGAATCACGCAGGCGGGATTTCCGTAAAAGTGGGCGTCGGGGCGACTCAGGCGACCTGGCGACTGGAAAGCGTACCCGACGTCTGGCGCTGGCTGGAGCAAATCAATTATCCACAACAAGAACAACAAGTAATGAATAACAGGAGAGATGGCTATGAGTCGTTTAGTCGTAGTATCTAA
- the cheW gene encoding chemotaxis protein CheW: MTGMSNVSKLAGEPSGQEFLVFTLGDEEYGIDILKVQEIRGYDQVTRIANTPAFIKGVTNLRGVIVPIVDLRVKFCEGDVEYDDNTVVIVLNLGQRVVGIVVDGVSDVLSLTAEQIRPAPEFAVTLSTEYLTGLGALGERMLILVNIEKLLNSEEMALLDIAASHVA; the protein is encoded by the coding sequence ATGACCGGTATGAGTAATGTAAGCAAACTGGCCGGCGAGCCGTCAGGTCAGGAATTCCTGGTGTTTACACTGGGAGATGAGGAGTACGGTATCGATATCCTGAAAGTACAGGAGATTCGCGGCTATGACCAGGTAACGCGTATCGCCAATACGCCGGCCTTTATTAAAGGGGTGACTAATCTACGTGGCGTGATTGTGCCTATTGTTGATCTGCGGGTGAAATTCTGCGAAGGCGACGTGGAGTATGATGATAACACGGTAGTGATCGTACTGAATCTGGGGCAACGCGTGGTTGGGATTGTGGTGGACGGCGTGTCTGACGTCCTGTCGCTAACGGCGGAACAAATCCGTCCGGCGCCAGAATTTGCAGTGACCTTGTCAACGGAATATTTGACGGGGTTGGGCGCGCTCGGCGAGCGTATGCTGATTCTGGTGAATATCGAAAAACTGCTTAACAGCGAAGAGATGGCGCTACTCGATATCGCGGCGTCACACGTCGCGTAA
- the cheA gene encoding chemotaxis protein CheA gives MSMDISDFYQTFFDEADELLADMEQHLLDLVPESPDSEQLNAIFRAAHSIKGGAGTFGFTILQETTHLMENLLDEARRGEMQLNTDIINLFLETKDIMQEQLDAYKNSEEPDAASFEYICNALRQLALEAKGETAPAVVETAALSAAVQGGSVAEMPRDESKLRIVLSRLKASEVDLLEEELGNLATLTDVVKGADSLSATLDGSVAEEDIVAVLCFVIEADQIAFEKVVAAPAEKAQVQEKTDVAPVVPPVSVTPGTKSAAHDHHAGREKPARERESTSIRVAVEKVDQLINLVGELVITQSMLAQRSNELDPVNHGDLITSMGQLQRNARDLQESVMSIRMMPMEYVFSRFPRLVRDLAGKLGKQVELTLVGSSTELDKSLIERIIDPLTHLVRNSLDHGIEMPEKRLEAGKNVVGNLILSAEHQGGNICIEVTDDGAGLNRERILAKAISQGMAVNENMTDDEVGMLIFAPGFSTAEQVTDVSGRGVGMDVVKRNIQEMGGHVEIQSKQGSGTTIRILLPLTLAILDGMSVRVAEEVFILPLNAVMESLQPREEDLHPLAGGERVLEVRGEYLPLVELWKVFDVEGAKTEATQGIVVILQSAGRRYALLVDQLIGQHQVVVKNLESNYRKVPGISAATILGDGSVALIVDVSALQGLNREQRMAITAA, from the coding sequence GTGAGCATGGATATTAGCGATTTTTATCAGACATTTTTTGATGAAGCTGACGAGCTGTTGGCAGATATGGAGCAGCATCTGCTGGATTTGGTGCCGGAGTCCCCTGACTCTGAACAGCTGAACGCCATTTTTCGCGCGGCGCATTCTATTAAAGGCGGCGCGGGTACATTCGGCTTCACCATCCTGCAGGAAACCACGCATTTAATGGAAAACCTGCTGGATGAAGCCCGACGCGGTGAAATGCAGCTCAATACCGACATTATCAACCTGTTTTTGGAAACGAAAGATATTATGCAGGAACAGCTCGACGCCTATAAAAACTCCGAAGAGCCGGATGCCGCAAGCTTCGAATATATCTGCAATGCGCTACGGCAACTGGCGCTTGAGGCTAAAGGCGAAACTGCCCCGGCAGTTGTGGAAACCGCGGCATTAAGCGCGGCGGTACAGGGGGGAAGTGTAGCCGAAATGCCTCGTGACGAGAGTAAGCTGCGCATCGTACTTTCGCGGCTGAAAGCCAGTGAGGTCGATCTGCTTGAAGAAGAGTTGGGTAATCTGGCTACCCTGACAGATGTCGTCAAGGGGGCGGATTCACTGTCGGCGACGCTGGATGGCAGCGTCGCGGAAGAGGATATTGTCGCGGTACTGTGTTTCGTCATCGAAGCCGATCAGATCGCTTTTGAAAAAGTTGTCGCCGCGCCAGCTGAAAAAGCGCAGGTGCAGGAGAAAACCGATGTGGCGCCGGTAGTGCCTCCGGTGTCGGTTACCCCTGGTACCAAAAGCGCGGCGCATGACCACCATGCTGGCCGTGAAAAGCCCGCGCGTGAACGTGAGTCAACCAGTATTCGCGTGGCGGTAGAGAAGGTAGATCAGTTGATAAACCTGGTCGGTGAGTTGGTGATCACGCAGTCAATGCTGGCTCAGCGTTCTAATGAGCTGGATCCGGTCAACCACGGCGATCTTATTACCAGTATGGGGCAGTTACAACGTAACGCCCGCGACTTGCAAGAGTCGGTAATGTCGATTCGTATGATGCCTATGGAGTATGTCTTCAGCCGTTTTCCGCGTCTGGTTCGCGATCTGGCGGGCAAACTGGGCAAACAGGTAGAGTTGACGTTGGTGGGAAGTTCTACGGAACTTGATAAGAGCTTGATCGAACGGATCATCGATCCGTTGACACACCTGGTACGCAACAGCCTCGATCACGGGATTGAAATGCCGGAAAAACGGCTTGAAGCCGGGAAAAATGTTGTAGGCAACCTGATCCTCTCGGCAGAACACCAGGGCGGCAATATTTGTATTGAAGTGACCGATGACGGCGCGGGGCTTAACCGCGAGCGTATCCTGGCGAAGGCGATTTCCCAGGGGATGGCAGTTAATGAAAACATGACCGATGATGAAGTGGGCATGTTGATTTTCGCTCCGGGATTCTCGACCGCGGAACAGGTGACGGACGTTTCCGGCCGCGGCGTGGGTATGGATGTGGTGAAACGTAACATCCAGGAGATGGGCGGCCACGTTGAGATCCAGTCAAAACAAGGCTCCGGGACCACTATTCGTATCCTGCTGCCGCTAACGCTGGCAATCCTTGATGGGATGTCTGTCCGCGTGGCGGAGGAAGTTTTTATTCTGCCGCTGAACGCGGTAATGGAGTCGCTGCAGCCGCGTGAAGAAGATCTTCATCCGCTGGCGGGCGGCGAACGGGTTCTGGAAGTCCGCGGCGAGTATTTGCCGCTGGTCGAGTTGTGGAAAGTATTTGACGTGGAAGGTGCGAAAACCGAAGCCACACAGGGAATTGTCGTGATCCTGCAAAGTGCGGGACGCCGTTATGCGCTGTTGGTCGATCAGCTCATCGGCCAGCACCAGGTCGTGGTCAAAAATCTGGAAAGCAACTATCGCAAGGTTCCGGGCATTTCCGCCGCGACAATCCTTGGCGATGGCAGCGTTGCGCTGATTGTTGATGTTTCTGCATTGCAGGGGTTAAACCGCGAACAACGTATGGCGATCACAGCCGCCTGA
- the motA gene encoding flagellar motor stator protein MotA, which yields MLILLGYLVVIGTVFGGYVMTGGHLGALYQPAELVIIGGAGIGAFIVGNNGKAIKGTMKAIPLLFRRSKYTKTMYMDLLALLYRLMAKSRQQGMFSLERDIENPKESEIFASYPRILADAVMLDFIVDYLRLIISGNMNTFEIEALMDEEIETHESESEVPANSLAMVGDSLPAFGIVAAVMGVVHALASADRPAAELGALIAHAMVGTFLGILLAYGFISPLATVLRQKSAETTKMMQCVKITLLSNLNGYAPPIAVEFGRKTLYSSERPSFIELEEHVRAVRNPNQQQTTEEA from the coding sequence GTGCTTATCTTATTAGGTTACCTGGTGGTTATCGGTACAGTTTTCGGCGGTTATGTCATGACCGGCGGACACCTTGGGGCACTCTATCAACCCGCTGAATTGGTCATCATTGGCGGCGCGGGGATAGGGGCATTCATTGTTGGCAATAACGGGAAAGCCATCAAAGGCACCATGAAAGCGATCCCGCTGTTGTTTCGTCGCTCGAAATACACGAAAACCATGTACATGGATCTGCTGGCGCTGCTCTATCGCCTGATGGCCAAATCCCGCCAGCAGGGTATGTTCTCCCTTGAACGCGACATTGAAAATCCGAAAGAGAGTGAAATCTTCGCCAGTTATCCACGTATTCTGGCCGATGCGGTCATGCTTGATTTTATTGTCGATTACCTGCGTCTGATCATCAGCGGCAATATGAACACGTTCGAAATTGAGGCATTGATGGATGAAGAGATTGAAACCCATGAAAGTGAGTCGGAAGTCCCTGCCAACAGCCTGGCGATGGTCGGCGATTCGCTGCCTGCCTTTGGTATCGTCGCGGCGGTAATGGGCGTGGTTCACGCGCTGGCTTCAGCCGATCGCCCGGCCGCCGAACTGGGGGCGCTGATTGCCCACGCGATGGTCGGAACGTTCCTTGGTATTCTGTTGGCGTATGGGTTCATTTCACCGCTGGCCACCGTTCTGCGCCAGAAGAGCGCCGAAACCACCAAGATGATGCAGTGCGTAAAAATCACACTGCTTTCTAATCTGAACGGCTATGCACCGCCAATTGCCGTGGAGTTTGGACGTAAAACGCTCTATTCCAGCGAAAGACCGTCGTTTATTGAGCTGGAAGAACATGTTCGCGCAGTGAGAAACCCAAACCAGCAGCAGACGACTGAGGAAGCATGA
- the otsA gene encoding alpha,alpha-trehalose-phosphate synthase, whose product MSRLVVVSNRIAPPDNKGGAGGLAVGVLGALKAAGGLWFGWSGETGNEDEPLKKVTKGNITWASFNLSEQDYEDYYCQFSNAVLWPAFHYRLDLVQFQRPAWEGYMRVNALLADKLLPLIKEDDIIWVHDYHLLPFASELRKRGVNNRIGFFLHIPFPTPEIFNALPPHDELLEQLCDFDLLGFQTENDRLAFLDSLSSQTRVTTRSSKQHIAWGKPFQTEVYPIGIEPDEIALQAAGPLPPKLAQLKAELKNVKNIFSVERLDYSKGLPERFLAYEALLENYPQHRGKIRYTQIAPTSRGEVQAYQDIRHQLETEAGRINGKYGQLGWTPLYYLNQHFDRKLLMKIFRYSDVGLVTPLRDGMNLVAKEFVAAQDPENPGVLVLSQFAGAANELTSALIVNPYDRDDVAAALNRALTMPLAERISRHADMLDVIVKNDINRWQERFIHDLKEVTPRSAESQQQNKVATFPKLA is encoded by the coding sequence ATGAGTCGTTTAGTCGTAGTATCTAATCGAATTGCCCCCCCGGATAACAAAGGCGGCGCAGGTGGCCTCGCCGTTGGTGTGCTCGGCGCGCTAAAAGCGGCTGGCGGGTTGTGGTTCGGCTGGAGTGGCGAGACAGGTAACGAGGATGAGCCATTAAAAAAGGTGACAAAAGGTAATATTACCTGGGCATCGTTTAACCTGAGTGAACAAGATTACGAAGATTACTACTGTCAATTTTCTAATGCTGTCCTCTGGCCTGCATTCCATTATCGTCTGGATCTGGTACAGTTTCAACGGCCTGCATGGGAAGGCTACATGCGAGTGAATGCGCTATTAGCGGATAAGTTGCTGCCTCTCATCAAAGAGGATGACATTATCTGGGTGCATGACTACCACTTATTACCCTTTGCCAGCGAGCTGCGTAAACGCGGCGTCAACAACCGGATTGGTTTTTTCTTGCATATTCCTTTCCCGACACCGGAGATTTTCAACGCTTTACCACCGCACGACGAACTTCTGGAGCAGTTGTGCGACTTTGATCTGCTGGGTTTCCAGACGGAAAATGATCGTCTGGCTTTTCTCGACAGCCTTTCAAGCCAGACACGCGTTACAACTCGCAGCAGTAAGCAGCATATTGCGTGGGGTAAACCATTCCAGACAGAAGTCTATCCTATTGGCATTGAACCTGATGAAATTGCGTTACAGGCTGCCGGTCCATTGCCGCCTAAGCTGGCGCAGCTCAAAGCGGAACTGAAAAATGTGAAAAATATTTTTTCCGTTGAGCGCCTGGATTATTCGAAAGGACTGCCGGAACGTTTTCTCGCGTATGAAGCCCTTCTGGAAAACTATCCACAGCACCGGGGAAAAATTCGTTATACTCAAATTGCGCCAACATCGCGCGGGGAAGTGCAGGCATATCAGGATATTCGCCACCAACTGGAGACGGAAGCAGGCCGTATTAATGGGAAATACGGACAGTTGGGCTGGACGCCGCTTTACTATCTGAATCAGCATTTCGACCGCAAGTTGTTAATGAAAATATTTCGCTATTCAGACGTTGGCCTTGTCACGCCGCTCCGCGACGGGATGAATCTGGTGGCAAAAGAGTTTGTCGCTGCGCAGGACCCCGAAAACCCGGGCGTATTGGTATTGTCCCAGTTTGCTGGTGCGGCCAATGAACTGACGTCGGCATTAATCGTCAACCCTTACGATAGGGATGACGTGGCGGCAGCGCTCAATCGCGCTTTAACAATGCCGCTTGCCGAGCGTATTTCACGTCATGCAGACATGCTCGACGTGATCGTGAAAAATGACATTAACCGCTGGCAGGAGCGCTTTATTCATGACCTGAAGGAGGTCACGCCGCGCAGCGCTGAGAGCCAACAGCAGAATAAAGTAGCGACGTTTCCTAAACTTGCCTGA
- the flhC gene encoding flagellar transcriptional regulator FlhC, producing MSEKSIVQEARDIQLAMELINLGARLQMLESETQLSRGRLIKLYKELRGSPPPKGMLPFSTDWFMTWEQNIHASMFCNAWQFLLKTGLCNGVDAVIKAYRLYLEQCPQPPEGPLLALTRAWTLVRFVESGLLELSSCNCCGGNFITHAHQPAGSFACSLCQPPSRAVKRRKLSRDAADIIPQLLDEQIEQAV from the coding sequence ATGAGCGAAAAAAGCATTGTTCAGGAAGCTCGCGATATCCAGCTGGCGATGGAGCTGATTAATCTGGGCGCCCGTCTGCAAATGCTGGAAAGTGAAACGCAGCTAAGCCGGGGCCGCCTCATTAAGCTGTACAAAGAGTTGCGCGGTAGTCCGCCACCCAAAGGGATGCTGCCATTCTCTACGGACTGGTTTATGACCTGGGAGCAAAATATTCACGCCTCCATGTTCTGCAATGCCTGGCAATTTTTACTTAAAACGGGTTTATGTAACGGTGTGGATGCGGTAATTAAAGCTTATCGGCTTTATCTTGAACAGTGTCCGCAACCGCCTGAAGGGCCATTGTTGGCGCTGACCCGGGCATGGACTCTGGTGCGTTTTGTCGAAAGCGGGTTGCTCGAATTGTCGAGTTGCAACTGCTGTGGGGGAAACTTTATCACCCATGCGCATCAACCAGCGGGCAGCTTTGCGTGCAGTTTGTGCCAGCCGCCATCCCGCGCAGTAAAAAGACGTAAACTTTCCCGAGATGCTGCCGATATTATTCCACAACTGCTGGATGAACAGATCGAACAGGCTGTTTAA
- the cheR gene encoding protein-glutamate O-methyltransferase CheR, with protein MTSSLPSGQTSLLLQMTQRLALSDAHFRRICQLIYQRAGIVLADHKRDMVYNRLVRRLRTLGLDDFGRYLSMLEANQNSAEWQAFINSLTTNLTAFFREAHHFPILAEHARRRHGEYRVWSAAASTGEEPYSIAITLADALGMAPGRWKVFASDIDTEVLEKARSGIYRLSELKTLSPQQLQRYFMRGTGPHEGLVRVRQELANYVEFSSLNLLEKKYNIPGPFDAIFCRNVMIYFDKTTQQDILRRFVPLLKPDGLLFAGHSENFSNLVREFSLRGQTVYALSKDKA; from the coding sequence ATGACATCATCTCTGCCCTCCGGGCAAACGTCATTATTGTTACAGATGACACAGCGCCTCGCGCTGTCCGACGCGCATTTTCGTCGGATATGTCAATTAATCTACCAGCGTGCGGGGATCGTACTGGCCGATCATAAGCGGGATATGGTGTATAACCGCCTGGTGCGTCGGTTGCGTACTCTGGGGCTGGATGATTTTGGCCGTTACCTCAGTATGCTGGAGGCTAACCAAAACAGCGCTGAATGGCAGGCTTTTATCAACTCTCTGACTACCAATCTGACCGCTTTTTTTCGCGAGGCGCATCATTTCCCGATTCTGGCGGAACATGCGCGCCGTCGCCACGGTGAGTACCGTGTCTGGAGCGCAGCGGCATCGACGGGAGAAGAACCCTACAGCATTGCGATTACGCTGGCGGATGCGTTGGGGATGGCCCCTGGTCGCTGGAAAGTGTTCGCCAGCGATATTGATACTGAAGTGCTGGAAAAAGCGAGAAGCGGTATTTACCGGCTCAGCGAACTGAAAACGTTATCGCCGCAGCAATTGCAGCGCTATTTCATGCGTGGTACGGGGCCGCATGAGGGGTTGGTGCGTGTACGGCAGGAACTGGCCAATTATGTTGAATTTTCCAGTCTTAATTTGTTGGAAAAGAAGTACAACATACCGGGGCCATTTGACGCGATATTTTGCCGTAATGTCATGATTTATTTCGATAAAACGACACAGCAGGACATTCTGCGCCGTTTTGTTCCACTCCTTAAACCTGACGGACTGTTGTTTGCCGGTCACTCAGAAAACTTTAGCAACCTCGTGCGCGAGTTTAGCCTGCGCGGACAGACGGTGTATGCGCTAAGTAAGGATAAAGCATGA